The Zestosphaera sp. genome has a segment encoding these proteins:
- a CDS encoding glycosyltransferase — MLETLAIILAATHFMIPLTYYLHAKTRWLPKPWDLKVDENYKPKVTVIIPTYNESKLIKEKLNNIYEQDYPKELIEIVVVDSASTDGTPKLVEEWASRHKDVELKLVVENERRGKAFALNNALRYASG; from the coding sequence GTGCTGGAGACCTTAGCTATAATACTAGCAGCAACACACTTCATGATCCCCCTAACATACTACCTACACGCCAAGACAAGATGGCTACCTAAGCCCTGGGACCTTAAAGTAGACGAGAACTACAAGCCCAAGGTAACAGTCATCATACCAACCTACAACGAGTCTAAGCTCATAAAAGAGAAGCTAAACAACATCTACGAACAGGACTACCCGAAGGAACTAATAGAGATAGTAGTGGTAGACTCAGCCAGCACGGACGGAACCCCGAAGCTAGTCGAGGAGTGGGCCTCTAGACACAAAGACGTCGAGCTTAAGCTAGTTGTCGAAAACGAGAGGAGAGGTAAGGCATTCGCGTTAAACAACGCCCTGAGATACGCAAGCGGTG
- a CDS encoding 30S ribosomal protein S24e → MSQAPLRTVSVEEGVVVNVLSEKHNRVVGRVELFGEVIHLGKATPGRSSLKNVLARLYGKNPELVVVRYIKSEYGSHRSVFRANIYEDLQRLKFFEPEHLIKRG, encoded by the coding sequence GTGAGTCAAGCGCCTCTGAGAACTGTGAGTGTTGAGGAGGGTGTTGTGGTTAACGTGCTTAGTGAGAAGCATAATAGAGTTGTTGGTAGGGTTGAGTTGTTTGGTGAGGTTATTCACTTAGGTAAAGCAACTCCAGGCAGGAGTTCTTTGAAGAACGTGCTTGCTAGACTCTACGGCAAGAACCCGGAATTAGTTGTTGTTAGGTATATTAAGAGTGAGTACGGTTCACACAGGTCTGTTTTTAGAGCAAACATATATGAAGACCTTCAGAGACTGAAGTTCTTCGAGCCCGAACACTTGATTAAGAGGGGTTGA
- a CDS encoding 30S ribosomal protein S27ae, producing MAERHKLYEIDLKAGKIRLKNRVCPKCGRVMGYYSSPNPRWYCGYCHHVEYVKQ from the coding sequence ATGGCTGAGAGACATAAACTCTACGAGATAGACTTGAAAGCTGGCAAAATAAGACTCAAGAACAGAGTATGCCCTAAGTGTGGTAGGGTAATGGGGTACTACTCAAGCCCGAACCCCAGATGGTACTGCGGATACTGCCACCACGTAGAGTACGTGAAGCAGTAG
- the kae1 gene encoding KEOPS complex N(6)-L-threonylcarbamoyladenine synthase Kae1: MGVVKDEPPHILADVRFVYKPKTGGIHPKEASQYFISNAPEAIKKALSESGLRVSDLDGVAVALGPGMGPCLRVGATLARAIASYYGKPLIPVNHALAHVEIGKMLFSFKNPLIVYLSGGNTLIASSSEGRYRIFGETLDISLGNFLDTLARELGIAPPYVVSGLHQVDKCAQEGKNFIELPYVVKGQDVSFSGLLTAALKIFRDSRTSLSDICYSAREIAYSAIIEVSERALAHTGNKELLVVGGVASSPVLRSKFEVMSRMRGVELGVVPPQYAVDNGVMIAWTGLLLLKHGVSVRPEEAYVRQRWKLDQVDVPWLARTDSFGS; the protein is encoded by the coding sequence GTGGGGGTAGTTAAGGACGAGCCCCCACACATACTAGCTGACGTCAGGTTCGTTTATAAGCCGAAGACTGGCGGGATACACCCTAAAGAAGCCTCACAATACTTCATAAGTAACGCGCCTGAAGCAATAAAGAAAGCGTTGAGTGAGTCTGGGTTGAGAGTAAGTGATTTAGACGGGGTTGCTGTCGCTCTAGGTCCTGGGATGGGCCCCTGCTTGAGGGTCGGGGCTACACTAGCTAGAGCTATAGCCTCATACTACGGCAAGCCCTTAATACCAGTGAATCACGCTCTCGCGCACGTAGAGATAGGTAAGATGCTCTTCTCTTTTAAGAACCCCCTCATAGTCTACTTGTCTGGCGGCAACACCCTCATAGCTTCTTCTTCTGAAGGCAGGTACAGGATATTCGGGGAGACACTAGACATCTCTCTAGGCAACTTCCTAGACACTCTAGCGCGTGAGCTAGGTATAGCGCCGCCCTACGTAGTCTCAGGACTGCATCAGGTAGACAAGTGCGCGCAGGAAGGGAAGAACTTCATTGAATTGCCTTACGTAGTTAAGGGTCAAGACGTGTCTTTCTCGGGACTCTTGACTGCAGCCCTAAAAATATTCAGAGATTCTAGAACTAGCTTGAGCGACATATGCTATAGCGCGCGAGAAATCGCTTACTCAGCAATCATTGAAGTTAGTGAGAGAGCCCTAGCACACACAGGGAATAAAGAGTTGTTAGTTGTTGGGGGAGTTGCTTCAAGCCCTGTCTTGAGGAGCAAGTTTGAGGTTATGAGTAGGATGAGGGGGGTTGAGCTAGGTGTTGTTCCCCCGCAATACGCGGTAGATAATGGGGTGATGATCGCGTGGACAGGACTACTACTACTCAAGCATGGAGTGAGTGTCAGGCCTGAAGAAGCTTACGTGAGGCAGAGGTGGAAGCTTGACCAGGTTGACGTGCCCTGGCTCGCCAGAACTGATAGCTTTGGGAGCTGA
- a CDS encoding Kae1-associated kinase Bud32, with protein sequence MTRLTCPGSPELIALGAEAALIKACYEGMPSIYKVRVKKPYRDSLLDSLLIRGRSETEAKILAELRLRGLNVPALYYVDVSRGLIIMEFVEGPLLRDLIRRDPEKSLKYLESLGELVARIHEAGVVHGDITTSNVIVRGEEVYLIDFGLARYSRRLEDLATDLHLFIRSVESTHYSLKESLLKYFVRGYSRVRGREFTESLLFKVREIRLRGRYVEERRVRRGT encoded by the coding sequence TTGACCAGGTTGACGTGCCCTGGCTCGCCAGAACTGATAGCTTTGGGAGCTGAAGCAGCCTTAATTAAGGCTTGCTATGAGGGGATGCCCTCAATCTATAAAGTCAGGGTTAAGAAGCCTTACAGAGACTCTCTCCTAGACTCTCTACTTATTAGGGGGCGTAGCGAGACTGAAGCTAAGATCTTGGCTGAGCTCAGGCTTAGAGGTCTTAACGTGCCCGCACTCTACTACGTAGACGTGAGTAGGGGGTTGATAATCATGGAGTTTGTTGAGGGCCCCCTACTAAGAGACTTAATACGTAGAGACCCTGAGAAGTCTCTCAAGTATCTTGAGAGTTTGGGTGAGTTAGTAGCTAGGATACATGAGGCGGGCGTAGTCCACGGAGACATAACTACTTCTAACGTCATAGTGAGGGGGGAGGAAGTCTACCTGATAGATTTTGGTTTAGCAAGGTATTCTAGGAGGTTAGAAGACTTAGCTACAGACCTCCACTTATTCATAAGGTCTGTTGAGAGTACTCACTACTCTCTTAAAGAATCTCTACTGAAGTATTTCGTGAGGGGCTATTCTAGGGTTAGGGGGAGAGAATTTACTGAGTCTCTACTATTTAAGGTGAGGGAGATAAGGTTGCGGGGTAGGTATGTTGAGGAGAGGAGAGTGCGGAGAGGTACTTAA
- a CDS encoding XTP/dITP diphosphatase: protein MRRGECGEVLKLFLVSRNEGKIREFRDLGLRECVDVVPLSLDKVEIQSDDLTSIALYSAVQASLYLREPFFVEDAGLYIKSLKGFPGPFSSYVYKTIGVEGVLKLMSSVSDRTAFFKSVIVLYYPQQGFKVFEGVVYGSISLEARGSGGFGFDPIFVPEGHHKTFAELDLETKNSLSHRGRAFRAMVSWLRTAYKSQL from the coding sequence TTGAGGAGAGGAGAGTGCGGAGAGGTACTTAAGTTATTTCTTGTTTCCAGGAATGAAGGCAAGATCAGGGAATTCAGAGATTTAGGTCTTAGAGAGTGTGTTGATGTAGTTCCTCTCAGTCTAGATAAGGTAGAGATACAGTCTGACGACTTAACCTCGATAGCTCTCTATAGTGCTGTCCAGGCGTCACTCTACCTTAGAGAGCCTTTCTTCGTTGAAGACGCTGGACTCTACATAAAGTCTCTGAAGGGGTTTCCAGGACCTTTCAGTAGCTACGTATACAAGACTATAGGTGTTGAGGGTGTCTTGAAGCTCATGTCGAGTGTTAGTGACAGGACAGCTTTCTTCAAGTCAGTTATAGTGCTTTACTACCCTCAGCAAGGCTTTAAAGTTTTTGAGGGGGTTGTCTACGGCTCGATATCTCTCGAGGCTAGGGGTTCGGGAGGGTTCGGCTTCGACCCCATCTTCGTTCCTGAAGGCCATCACAAGACTTTCGCTGAGTTAGACCTCGAGACTAAGAACTCCTTATCTCACAGGGGTAGAGCGTTTAGAGCCATGGTTAGCTGGTTGAGAACTGCTTATAAATCCCAACTATAG
- a CDS encoding 30S ribosomal protein S15: MRKKKEKGKSHSTRPPTLVPPKWLQYTPEEVESIIIELAKKGYPPSMIGVILRDQYGVPLTRAVLNAKITEVLERYKLAPVIPEDLYNLMKKAVNLRRHLSEHPKDKHSLRGLISVESKIYRLIKYYKKVGKLPPDWKYDPEEAKILTQRPLIPYTESK; encoded by the coding sequence ATGAGGAAGAAGAAAGAGAAGGGTAAGTCGCACTCGACAAGGCCTCCGACGCTAGTCCCTCCTAAGTGGCTACAGTATACTCCTGAAGAGGTAGAGTCGATAATTATTGAGTTGGCTAAGAAGGGGTACCCGCCCTCAATGATTGGGGTGATACTGAGAGACCAGTATGGAGTCCCGCTAACTAGAGCTGTCTTAAACGCTAAGATTACTGAAGTTCTTGAGAGGTATAAGTTAGCTCCCGTAATACCTGAAGACTTATATAACTTAATGAAGAAAGCAGTGAATCTGCGCAGGCACTTGAGCGAGCACCCTAAAGACAAGCACTCTCTGAGAGGCTTAATAAGTGTTGAGTCTAAGATATATAGGCTGATCAAGTACTACAAGAAAGTCGGTAAGCTACCGCCTGACTGGAAGTACGACCCTGAAGAAGCTAAGATACTCACTCAGAGACCACTCATACCGTATACTGAGAGCAAGTAG
- a CDS encoding 30S ribosomal protein S3ae, whose translation MSRAPPVKDKWKLKKWYKVLAPEFFGSVEIATTPADDPSKVLGRAFEVSLFDLTGDFSKHHIMLKFQVVSVEEDVARTWFKGHELARDYMRSLIRRKSSKVVAIPNVTTSDGYVLRVTAVSLTTYRCKTSQRHAIRKEMMRILSEKASQMSLAEFVKSMVFGTLAAEIFESCKKIYPLRKVEIYKSKLLYITTPEGVKKAVVLPQALT comes from the coding sequence ATGTCAAGAGCTCCTCCAGTAAAAGATAAGTGGAAGTTGAAGAAGTGGTATAAGGTCCTGGCGCCAGAGTTTTTCGGTAGTGTTGAGATAGCCACGACTCCCGCAGACGACCCTTCTAAAGTCTTGGGGAGAGCGTTTGAAGTCTCTCTCTTCGACCTCACAGGAGATTTCAGTAAGCACCACATAATGCTTAAGTTTCAGGTAGTTAGTGTTGAGGAGGACGTGGCGCGTACTTGGTTTAAGGGGCACGAACTAGCTAGAGACTACATGAGGTCTCTAATAAGGAGAAAGTCTAGTAAGGTAGTAGCGATACCTAACGTGACTACGAGCGACGGCTACGTTCTCAGAGTTACTGCAGTCTCCTTAACTACGTACAGATGCAAAACTAGCCAGAGACACGCGATAAGGAAAGAAATGATGAGGATATTAAGTGAGAAAGCCTCGCAAATGAGTCTCGCAGAATTTGTGAAGAGCATGGTTTTCGGGACTCTAGCAGCAGAGATTTTCGAGTCTTGCAAGAAGATATATCCTCTCAGGAAAGTCGAGATATACAAGTCAAAACTACTCTACATCACAACACCTGAAGGCGTGAAGAAAGCTGTTGTCCTCCCGCAAGCACTCACGTAG
- a CDS encoding sugar phosphate nucleotidyltransferase, producing the protein MGLVMEALILAAGYGKGLEPLTHTRSKVMIPVINKFLLDHHVENLVKAGVDRIVVVVSYLRDQVVERARLLADKFSCDVRVVDQGRPLGTGDAVRKGLEEISSEYFVVVYGDVYVEYDDVREFVNVGENLVGAYEVSDPRKYGVLIVNEDFILRDIIEKPSEAPSNLVNAGIYVLSSKIRKYLDELEPSPRGEYELTDAVVKLSKEENVRVVKLSYWRDLGRPWNLLELNKDLMSSWRDSVIKGRVESGAVVKNAVYVDEGAEILSGTYIVGPAYVGRDAVVGPNSYVRPYTVVLDRAKIGFNVEVKESIVMSGTHVSHHAYVGDSILGEDCNLGAGTITANLRFDEKPVSYVVKKVRETTNRVKFGAVFGDHVKTGVDVSTMPGVKVGAYSWIYPGAVVTRDVPPCSIYVDEEDIRELKNECRVDKSLWLNE; encoded by the coding sequence ATGGGTCTAGTTATGGAGGCGTTAATTCTAGCTGCTGGTTACGGGAAGGGTTTAGAGCCTCTTACACACACTAGGAGTAAAGTCATGATTCCAGTGATTAATAAGTTTCTGCTAGACCATCACGTAGAGAATTTAGTTAAGGCCGGTGTTGACAGGATAGTTGTTGTAGTTAGTTACTTGAGAGACCAGGTGGTGGAGAGAGCTAGACTACTTGCAGATAAGTTTTCTTGTGATGTGAGGGTAGTTGATCAGGGCAGGCCTCTAGGTACTGGAGACGCTGTTAGGAAAGGTCTTGAAGAGATTAGTTCTGAGTATTTCGTGGTTGTTTACGGGGATGTTTACGTGGAGTATGATGATGTGAGGGAATTCGTTAATGTGGGTGAGAACCTCGTAGGAGCTTACGAGGTAAGTGACCCTAGGAAGTACGGGGTCTTGATAGTTAATGAAGACTTTATTTTGAGAGACATTATCGAGAAGCCTAGTGAAGCTCCCTCTAACTTAGTTAACGCAGGCATTTACGTGCTGAGTAGTAAGATAAGGAAGTATCTCGACGAACTAGAGCCGAGTCCTAGAGGTGAGTACGAGTTAACAGACGCTGTCGTGAAGCTTAGTAAGGAAGAAAACGTGCGTGTAGTTAAGCTGAGTTACTGGAGAGACTTGGGGAGGCCCTGGAACTTACTCGAGCTGAATAAAGACTTAATGTCTTCGTGGAGAGACTCAGTAATTAAGGGTAGGGTTGAGTCAGGCGCTGTGGTCAAGAACGCTGTCTACGTAGATGAGGGTGCTGAGATTCTTTCCGGGACATACATAGTAGGCCCCGCGTACGTCGGGCGTGACGCCGTAGTCGGCCCGAACTCTTACGTCAGGCCCTACACGGTGGTTCTAGACCGAGCTAAGATAGGGTTTAATGTTGAGGTGAAAGAAAGCATAGTCATGAGCGGTACTCACGTGTCGCACCACGCGTACGTGGGCGACTCAATACTGGGTGAGGACTGCAACTTAGGTGCTGGAACAATAACTGCTAACTTAAGATTTGATGAGAAGCCAGTAAGTTATGTAGTCAAGAAAGTTAGGGAGACTACTAACAGGGTTAAGTTCGGGGCAGTCTTCGGAGACCACGTCAAGACAGGCGTAGACGTCTCTACGATGCCTGGAGTGAAGGTAGGTGCTTACTCCTGGATCTACCCTGGAGCAGTAGTAACTCGAGACGTGCCGCCCTGCAGCATATACGTGGATGAGGAAGACATTAGAGAGTTGAAGAACGAGTGTAGAGTAGATAAGAGCTTGTGGCTTAACGAGTGA
- a CDS encoding redox-regulated ATPase YchF, giving the protein MGKTNVGKSTFFSAATLIDVKIENRPFVTIEPNVGIAYVRTKCVHTELGLRGCNAKNSVCLEGVRMIPVKLMDVAGLIKDSHKGRGLGNKFMDDLRQADVLIHVIDVSGSTDEEGRPVPPGTYDPVEEVLSIESEINEWFYGIISRDWARFARGLDNMPWDQVVDALTKRVSGLSIRREHVLMALKLSGLELSKPSSWREEELRSFVVRLREVAKPTVIVGNKADLPEALDNINHVIKTLENRVFIPASSVYELALRKASKAGLIKYLPGDQDFTILDESKLNPKQKAVLDKIREFMRKFGGTGVQQALNTAIFNVLNYIVVYPVEDPHKFTDSSGNVLPDAYLVRKGTTAQELAYLVHTDLGKGFLYAILAKENKRVGSTYELQNNDVIKVVSAR; this is encoded by the coding sequence GTGGGTAAGACTAACGTCGGTAAGTCGACTTTCTTCTCAGCAGCTACTTTGATAGACGTCAAGATAGAGAATAGGCCTTTCGTGACTATAGAGCCTAACGTAGGGATAGCTTACGTGAGGACTAAATGCGTCCACACGGAGTTGGGGTTGCGAGGATGCAACGCTAAGAACTCAGTTTGCTTGGAGGGTGTGAGGATGATACCTGTGAAGCTAATGGATGTTGCCGGCTTAATAAAAGACTCACACAAGGGTAGAGGCCTCGGAAACAAGTTTATGGATGACTTAAGACAAGCTGACGTACTGATTCACGTGATAGACGTTTCCGGATCTACAGACGAGGAGGGGAGACCTGTCCCTCCAGGCACTTACGACCCGGTAGAGGAAGTACTGAGTATAGAGAGTGAGATTAACGAGTGGTTTTACGGGATAATAAGTAGAGATTGGGCTAGGTTTGCTAGAGGTCTTGACAACATGCCGTGGGATCAAGTAGTAGACGCGCTGACTAAGAGAGTTTCAGGTCTTTCGATAAGGCGGGAACACGTGTTGATGGCTCTGAAACTAAGCGGTCTCGAGTTGAGTAAGCCTAGTTCCTGGCGAGAAGAAGAATTAAGGAGTTTCGTAGTTAGGTTGCGTGAGGTCGCGAAGCCGACAGTCATAGTAGGTAATAAGGCTGACTTACCTGAAGCTCTAGACAACATCAACCACGTAATCAAGACGCTGGAGAACAGAGTCTTCATACCTGCTAGTTCAGTATATGAGTTAGCTCTGAGGAAAGCATCTAAAGCAGGGTTAATCAAGTATCTACCAGGAGATCAAGACTTCACAATACTTGACGAGAGTAAGCTCAACCCAAAACAGAAAGCAGTTCTAGACAAGATAAGAGAGTTTATGAGGAAGTTTGGAGGAACAGGCGTCCAGCAAGCACTAAACACGGCAATCTTCAACGTCTTAAACTACATCGTCGTCTACCCAGTCGAGGACCCACACAAGTTCACTGACAGTAGCGGTAATGTCCTCCCCGACGCTTACTTAGTGAGGAAAGGGACTACGGCGCAAGAACTCGCATACTTAGTTCACACAGACTTAGGTAAGGGATTCCTCTACGCCATACTAGCTAAGGAAAACAAGAGAGTCGGTAGCACGTACGAGCTACAAAACA